Part of the Ornithinimicrobium flavum genome, CGATGATGAGCTGGATCGTCGCCACCAGGCTGGTCGCGAGGTGGACCGCGCCGATCTGGGTGCGGTCGCCGAACTTGAGGATGGTCGCGATGATGTTGACGACGACCGCGGCGTAGAGCTCGTAGACGTTGTGCAGCCGGGGGTTGTCGATGTCGCCGAGCACGTAGCCGAAGTTCAGGGTGGCCGCGAGCAGCACGAAGAAGCCGAAGACGACCTTTTCCAGGTTCACAGGACCGACCATAACGCCGCGGGTCTGTCAGGGCGGCTTTCTACGATGCGCAGCATGGATCTGCGTGAGGCGGCCGGGATGGCCCAGGAGCTGATGGCGGAGCACGGGCTGCGGGGGTGGTCGTTCCGCTTCGACCGCGCGCGGGTGCGCGCGGGGGCCTGCCACCACCACACCCGCACGATCACCCTCAGCCCGTGGATCACGGCCGCGCACGACCGGGGGCAGGTCCGCGAGACGGTGCTGCACGAGATCGCCCACGCCCTGGTGGGGCCCCGCCACGCCCACGACGCGGTCTGGCGGGCGCGGGCGCGGTCCATCGGCGCGAGCGGGGAGCGGTGCTACGCCGGGGGTGAGGCGCCCGTCGTGCCCGGCCGCTGGCAGGGCCGGTGCTCCGGCGGGCACGTGGTGCACCGGCACCGCAGGCCGACCAGGGTGCTGCTGTGCACCCGCTGCCCGGGGCGGGGGACCCTGTCGCGGGTGCTGCGGTGGACCCACGACGGCAGGGCCGTCGCCGAGGCCGAGCTGGGTCAGGGGGTGGTGCGGGTGCTCGCCGGGCTGCGCCGGCAGGAGCGGGCGTCGTGACCAAAGCGTGACCATTCCTCGGGGTGTGGCGCAGGTCACGATGTCCTAGGGTGCTGAACGAGGAGTGTGGCCGATGCGCCGACCCAGGACCTGTGGTCGGTGACGCCCGCTCCGTGACGGAAGGAGCCAATGGTGGCGAACTCACGGTGGCGGCGCCTCGCGCCGCCGGCGATGGCAGCGGCGGCGGCCCTGACCCTGAGCGGGTGCCTGCAGAACCCTGACGCCGGGAGCGGACAGGGCGGTTTCGGAGCGGACGCGCAGCCGGAGGAGGGTGACGGTGTCGTCACGATCCTCGGGGCGTTCGGCGGCGGGGAGGAG contains:
- a CDS encoding DUF6394 family protein is translated as MNLEKVVFGFFVLLAATLNFGYVLGDIDNPRLHNVYELYAAVVVNIIATILKFGDRTQIGAVHLATSLVATIQLIIAALVWIWARHIDPAGLTGEHMASVVSIAAGALLANIVSIVLLVVETVSYRRR
- a CDS encoding SprT-like domain-containing protein, with protein sequence MDLREAAGMAQELMAEHGLRGWSFRFDRARVRAGACHHHTRTITLSPWITAAHDRGQVRETVLHEIAHALVGPRHAHDAVWRARARSIGASGERCYAGGEAPVVPGRWQGRCSGGHVVHRHRRPTRVLLCTRCPGRGTLSRVLRWTHDGRAVAEAELGQGVVRVLAGLRRQERAS